TCCCCTGCTCAAGGCTAATATTGAATAATAAAAAACGTAAAATGCTGACATTTTACGTTTTTTTATGGTACAATAGTATCCGAATAATTCTGTTTTTATACAGTTTACAAAGATATTGAATGGAAAGATTGAGAGGTCGAGTGAATGGCTAGAGATGGCTTTTTTACAGGATTAGATATAGGAACTAGCTCGATTAAGGTTCTTGTTGCTGAGTTTATTGATGGATCAATGAATGTCATCGGAGTAAGTAATGTTAAGAGTTCTGGTGTGAAAGATGGCATTATTGTTGACATTGACGCTGCAGCGAAATCAATCAAAACAGCTATTGAACAAGCAGAAGAAAAAGCTGGGATTGTTATTGAGCAAGTGAACGTTGGGCTTCCAGCTAATCTTCTTCAAATTGAGCCTACACAAGGTATGATTCCTGTAACAAGTGAATCAAAAGAAATCAAAGATGAAGATGTTGAAAGTGTTGTTCGCTCAGCCTTGACAAAGAGCATTACACCTGAGCGTGAGGTTATCTCACTAGTTCCTGAAGAGTTTATTGTTGATGGCTTCCAAGGAATTCGTGATCCTCGTGGAATGATGGGGATTCGTCTTGAAATGAGAGGTCTCATATACACAGGTCCAACAACAATTCTTCACAACCTTCGTAAGACAGTTGAACGTGCTGGTATTCAAGTAGAGAATATTATCATCTCTCCTCTTGCAATGACACGTGCTGTTCTAAATGAAGGTGAACGTGAGTTTGGTGCTACTGTTATTGATATGGGTGGCGGTCAAACAACTGTTGCAAGCATGCGTGCTCAAGAACTTCAATTTACCAATATTTATTCTGAAGGTGGCGAGTACATCACTAAGGATATTTCAAAAGTTTTGAAGACTTCAATGCAGATTGCTGAAGCACTTAAGTTCAATTTTGGTAATGCAGATATTGAAGAAGCAAGCGAAACAGAAACTGTCCAAGTAGAAGTTGTAGGTGAGAATTCACCAGTTGAGATTACAGAAAAATACCTTGCTGAGATTATCTCAGCTCGTGTGAAGCATATCCTTGATAGAGTTAAACAAGACTTGACTCGAGGACGTCTACTTGATTTGCCTGGTGGCATTGTCCTTGTAGGTGGAACAGCTATCATGCCAGGTGTGGTTGAAGTTGCTCAAGAAATTTTTGAGACAAATGTTAAACTTTACGTGCCAAATCAAGTTGGTATCCGTAATCCAATGTTTGCAAATGTGATTAGTCTTGTTGAGTATGTTGGTCTTCTTACAGAAGTTGATATCATTGCACAACAGGCTGTGTCTGGTGAAGAGTATCTTCGTCGTAAACCAATCGACAATGAGGCTCCTGCCTTGAGTTTTGATAGAACTCCTGCTCCAGCACCTCGAGTGGCTCCTCAGCCAAGTCCTGTTCCAGTTGAGAACACCATTGAGGTACCTCTGCCAGTTGAAGAAGAAAATCATGAACAAAAACAAAAACTTGGTGATCGTGTTCGTGGTATTTTCGGCAGTATGTTTGATTAATTGAATCTAGTAAAAGCGAGGAAATAAAATGAGTTTTTCATTTGATAGCGCATCAGTTCAAGGTGCGGTAATTAAAGTTATCGGTGTCGGTGGAGGTGGCGGAAACGCCATCAACCGAATGATTGAAGAAGGTCTTGCTGGTGTTGAATTTATTGCAGCTAATACTGATATTCAAGCACTCAGCTCTTCTAAAGCAGAAACAGTAATCCAATTGGGCCCTAAATTGACTCGTGGCCTTGGTGCCGGAGGTCAACCTGAAGTTGGTCGTAAGGCAGCTGAAGAAAGTGAAGAAACACTTACAGAAGCACTTACAGGAGCTGATATGGTCTTTATCACTGCTGGTATGGGTGGTGGCTCTGGTACAGGGGCAGCACCAGTTATTGCACGTATTGCGAAAAGCTTGGGTGCATTGACAGTTGCAGTTGTGACACGTCCATTTGGATTTGAAGGTAACAAACGTGGTGCCTTTGCTGTCGAAGGTATTCAAGAATTGCGTGAGCAAGTTGATACCCTTCTTATTATCTCTAACAATAACCTTCTTGAAATCGTTGATAAGAAAACACCACTTCTTGAAGCTCTTAGTGAAGCAGATAATGTTCTTCGTCAAGGAGTCCAAGGTATTACGGACCTTATCACTAACCCAGGTTTGATCAACCTCGACTTTGCCGATGTGAAAACAGTTATGGCAAATAAAGGTAATGCACTTATGGGTATTGGTATTGGTTCAGGTGAAGAACGTATTGTTGAAGCTGCGCGCAAAGCAATCTATTCACCACTTCTTGAAACTACTATTGATGGTGCAGAAGATGTTATCGTTAACGTAACTGGTGGTCTTGATATGACGCTTACAGAAGCAGAAGAAGCATCTGAAATTGTTGGTCAAGCAGCTGGTAGCGGTGTTAACATTTGGCTTGGTACATCAATCGATGATACATTGAAAGATGAAATCCGTGTAACTGTTGTTGCAACTGGAGTTCGTCAAGATCGTGCTGAAAAAGTATCTGGTATGAAAGCTCAGCCACGTAAAGTGACTACAGCTCCTTCACAACCATCAGCTCCTGCTCAACAAGTTGTTCAAGAAGAGCAACGTCCAGTTTCTCAACCTTCATTTGAACGTCAACCAAATTTTGACTATAATGAAACACCTTCAATGCCACAACCAGGAGTTCGTCCTGCAGCGGCAGCTCCTCAACAAGAGCAGTCAGCTTTTGGTAATTGGGATTTGAGACGTGACAATATTTCTCGTCCTGAAACTGGTCAACTAGATAGTCAATTGACTATGTCTACATTCTCAAGTGATGTTGAAGATGATGATGAATTGGAGACACCACCATTCTTTAAAAATCGTTAATAATGACTATAGAAGAGAATAAAAATAATGTTTATCAAGCGGTAAAAAGAGCTTGTGAAAAGGCTAATCGCTCTAGCGATGACGTCAATATTGTTGCCGTAACCAAATATGTTTCAAGTGATGTCGCTGAAGAATTGGTTAAAACGGGAATCAAGCACATTGCTGAAAATCGCGTTGATAAATTCTTAGATAAGTATCAAGCTTTAAAAAATTATGATTTGACTTGGCACCTTATTGGTACCTTGCAACGTCGTAAAGTAAAGGATGTTATTAATTTAGTTGATTATTTTCATGCTTTGGATTCTGTTAAATTGGCAGAGGAAATTCAAAAGCGTGCCGACCACACCATTAATTGCTTCCTACAAGTTAACGTTTCAGGTGAGGAGTCAAAACATGGTTTTTCACCTGAAGAACTTGATACTGTTCTAAAACAAATTGAAAATCTTGATAAGATTTGTATAGTTGGACTCATGACTATGGCTCCAATTGATGCAGATGCTCAAGAACTTGATAAGATTTTTGCTGAGACAAATGAACTTAGAGAATCAATTCAAGAGAAAAAACTAAAGAATGTTCCTTGTGATCAGTTAAGCATGGGGATGAGTCGAGACTATGACATGGCTATTCAGAATGGATCAACCTTTGTCAGAATAGGCAGTGCATTCTTTAAAGAGAACGGAGAATAACCTTATGGCATTAAAAGACGCAATTGATAAAATTGTTTCATATTTTGATACCGACGAAGTAACAGATTATGAAGATGCTGCTAAAGAAGAGGCTAAAGAACGTCCAGTGAAAGCACAGAAACCTGTGCAGACACCACCACCTCGTCAGCAACGTCAACCTGAGCGTTCTCAGGCAACAGTCCCTCCTCGTCGCCAACATGTTCATTCAGACTTACAGGAAACTCAAGTCCTTCGTAGTTTACCTCTGAGTCGTTCACAAGCAAATCAGGGACCACAACAGATGAATACAACTAAAACAACAATTGCAATTAAATATCCTAAAAAGTATGAAGATGCTCAGGAAATTGTAGAACTATTGATTGAAAACGAATGTGTTTTAATCGATTTTCAATATATGTTGGAAGCGCAAGCTCGTCGTTGTCTTGACTTTATTGATGGTGCTAGCAAGGTACTTACAGGCAACTTGCAAAAAGTTGGCTCTTCAATGTATTTGCTTACGCCAATTAATGTCGTTGTTGACATCGAAGAGATTGGGTTGGCTCATGGCAACCAAGAAGCTAATTTTGACTTCGACATGAAGAGACGTTAAGCGATGTCTGTATTACTTTATGTTATTTGGGCACGTGTTGTTAACGTGATAGAGATTCTTCTTGTAGTCTATGCTTTGTTGTCCTGGTTTCCAGGAGCTTATGATACTAGCCTTGGAAGAATCATTAGACAAATTGTTCAACCGATTCTCGCACCATTTCGTCGCCTGAATTTAGCTTTTGCTGGTATTGATTTTTCAATATTGGTAATTGTACTTCTACTAAACTTTTCACTTAGAATTCTTAGATTTATTCTACTCTGATGTCAGATATTAAAAATATTGAACAGCATTACTCGTTAGATGAACGCCCTTTTCTAGAGAAGGTTAGGGGATTTTGTCAATTAGTTGATGAAAGGTACAGTCCTTACTTAACTGATTTCTTGAATCCTCGTGAAATTCAGATTGTTGAAGAGTTAGCTCATTACTACAATTTAAAATTTTTTGTGAGTTCTACTCCTGAATCTGAAGAATATGGAAGAGTTATTCTTGCTCCCGAATATTACGAGCTTGATGACGAAGACTTTGAAATTAAACGCCTAGAAATCTCTTATGCGAGACAGTTCAATAAATTGACACACCCAAAAGTTTTGGGAGCACTGATTAATCAACTTGGTCTTGATCGTCAAGTATTTGGAGATATTATTCTTGATGAAGAAGGACGTGTTCAATTTTCCATTGCTTCTCATTTAGCAAGTTATGCGATAATGACGATTACTAAGATTGGAAATGTTTCGGTTACTCTAAAAGAAGTAAGCAAAGACGATTGGATTTCAAATCAAGAAAACTATTCACAATCTTTTGTTTTACTTTCCAGTATGCGTCTTGATAATGTGTTGGCGACGGTACTAAACCTATCCCGTTCTAACGCCTTAAAACTTATTGCTTCTGGAAAAGTTAAATTAAATTATAGACAAATTGAGAAGGCTAATCAGACGGTTATGATTGGTGATATGATTTCGGTTAGAGGTTATGGTCGATTTCGACTAGCTCAACAAGACGGATTTTCAAAGTCCGGGAAAGCTAAAATCGTTATTGAAAGTCTGTTAAGACGGAGAAAAAAGTAGTTATTTAATTTAAACCATCAGATATGGTAATGAAAAATAAAGGAGGCCTGTAATGGCTATTACAGCACTTGATATTAAAGATAAACAGTTTACAACTAAATTTCGTGGATATAATGAGCAAGAAGTTGATGAATTTCTTGATATTATTGTAGATGATTACGAAGATTTGGTTCGTGACAATCGTGAACTTGCTGCTCGTGTAAAAGAGCTTGAAGAAAAATTGGCTTATTTTGATGAAATGAAAGAATCATTGAGTCAATCAGTTATTTTGGCTCAAGAAACAGCTGAAAAAGTTAAAGCTTCAGCGGCTGATGAATCAGCTAACTTGATTAATAAGGCTAACTTCAATGCTACTCATTTGGTTGAAGAAGCTAAATCTAAGGCATCTGAAATTCTTCGTGATGCAACAGATGAAGCCAAACGTGTTGCTATCGAAACGGAAGAACTTAAACGTCAAAGTCGTGTCTTCCACCAACGCCTATTGGCTGCAGTTGAAGGTCAGCTTAGCTTGGCAAGTGCTCCAGAATGGGGTGAATTGTTGCAACCAACAGCTATTTATCTTCAAAATTCAGATGCTGCCTTTAAAGAAGTTGTTGAAAAAGTTTTGGATGAACATGTACCTGATTCAAATGATGCAGCTTCATTTGATGCAACTCGTCAATTCACTCCTGATGAAATGGCTGAACTTCAACGTCGTGTTGCTGAAAGTAATAAACAAGTTGAAGATTTCTCTAGTCCAGAAGTTGATGAAACAAACGAAGTTGTTTCAACTCCAGTTGATTTTGGTATTCCAGACACTTTCGAGAGTGAAGTAGCAGATTTCCCAACTTCAGCACCAGTAGATGAAGATTTTGATTTGCAACCTGAGTCAACAGGTGAAATTAATCTTAACGAAACACAAACGTTTAAATTGAATATTAGCGAATAAGAAAAATACAACTTACCAAGTATATTAACAGCGAGTGGGAGATGGTGTGAGTCCCACATTCCCTATTTGGATAGTTATCATTTTCAAGCATTCTAACTGAACTAAGTAAGTTAGAAGGATGTTCCTCCTTACGGACATATGAGGGAGCAAATATTTTTTGCTCTGAATTAAGGTGGTACCACGAGCTTTCGTCCTTTTTGATGAAGGCTCTTTTTATTTAGTAAATTAAATTAAAGAGGAGATATAATGAAACTCAAAGAAACCTTAAATCTAGGTAAGACAGCTTTTCCAATGCGAGCTGGACTTCCTAACAAAGAACCAATCTGGCAAAAAGAGTGGGAAGATGCTAAGATGTATCAACGTCGTCAAGAGTTGAACCAAGGTAAACCTCACTTCACTCTTCATGATGGTCCTCCGTATGCCAATGGTAATATTCACGTTGGACATGCGATGAATAAAATTTCTAAGGATATCATTGTTCGTTCAAAATCAATGTCTGGTTTCTATGCTCCTTACGTTCCTGGTTGGGATACGCATGGTCTTCCAATTGAACAAGTGTTGGCAAAACAAGGTGTGAAACGTAAAGAACTTGATCGTGCTGAATACCTTAAGATGTGTCGTGATTATGCACTTTCACAAGTTGACAAACAACGTGAAGATTTCAAACGTCTTGGTGTTTCGGCTGATTGGGATAACCCATATGTTACTTTGACACCAGACTATGAGGCTGCACAAATCCGTGTCTTTGGTGAGATGGCTAAAAAAGGTTACATCTATCAAGGTGCAAAACCAGTTTATTGGTCATGGTCATCAGAGTCAGCACTAGCTGAAGCCGAAATCGAGTACCATGATTTAGTTTCAACCTCACTTTACTATGCCAATAAGGTTAAGGATGGTAAAGGAGTACTAGACACAGATACATATATCGTAGTTTGGACAACAACACCATTTACAGTAACAGCTTCACGTGGTTTGACTGTTGGTGCTGATATTGAATACGTTCTCGTAAAACCTGCTGGAGAAGACCGCAAATTTGTCGTTGCTTCTGAATTACTTAATAGTCTTTCTGAGAAATTTGGTTGGACTGATGTGGAAGTACTTCAGTCATACCGTGGAGAGGAATTGAATCAAATCGTCACTGAACACCCGTGGGATACAGAAGTTGATGAGCTTGTTATCCTTGGTAATCACGTAACTACAGATTCAGGTACAGGTATCGTCCATACGGCTCCTGGTTTTGGTGAGGATGACTATAACGTAGGTATCGCTAATGGCCTTGAAGTTGCCGTAACCGTTAATGAGCGTGGTATCATGATGGAAAATGCTGGTCCTGATTTTGAAGGTCAGTTCTACGATAAAGTGGCTCCAATTGTTATGGAAAAACTCGGTGATTTGCTCCTTGCTAAAGAAGAAATCTCACACTCATACCCATTTGACTGGCGTACGAAGAAACCAATCATCTGGCGTGCCGTACCACAATGGTTTGCTTCTGTTTCTAAATTCCGTCAAGAGATTTTGGATGAGATTGAAAAAGTTAAATTCCATTCTGAGTGGGGTAAAGTTCGTCTTTACAACATGATTCGTGACCGTGGTGACTGGGTAATCTCTCGTCAGCGTGCCTGGGGTGTGCCACTCCCAATCTTCTATGCTGAAGATAAAACACCAATCATGACTGAAGAAACAATCGAACATGTGGCTAAACTTTTCGAAGAGCACGGTTCAGTTATCTGGTGGGAACGTGATGCCAAAGATCTTCTTCCAGAAGGCTTTACACATCCAGGTTCACCAAACGGAGAGTTTACTAAAGAAACTGACATTATGGACGTATGGTTTGACTCAGGTTCATCATGGAATGGTGTCGTTGTTAACCGTCCTGAGTTGACTTATCCAGCTGACCTTTATCTTGAAGGTTCAGACCAATATCGTGGATGGTTTAACTCATCACTTATCACATCTGTTGCTAATAATGGTGTTGCACCATACAAACAACTCTTGTCTCAAGGTTTTGCGCTTGATGGTAAGGGTGAAAAGATGTCTAAATCCCTCGGTAATACTATTGCTCCTAGTGATGTTGAGAAACAATTTGGTGCTGAAATTCTTCGTCTTTGGGTAACAAGTGTTGATACAACTAATGACGTTCGTATCTCAATGGATATCCTTAGCCAAGTATCAGAATCTTATCGTAAGATTCGTAACACACTTCGTTTCTTGATTGCTAATACATCTGACTTCAATCCAACAACTGATGCAGTAGCCTTTGAAGACTTGCGTTCTGTAGATCAGTACATGACTATTCGATTTAACCAATTAGTTAAGACTATTCGTGATGCCTATGCAAACTTTGAATTCTTAACTATCTACAAAGCCTTGGTTAACTTTATTAACGTTGAGTTGTCTGCTTTCTATCTTGATTTTGCCAAAGATGTGGTTTATATTGAGAGTGCAGAATCACTTGAACGTCGTCAAATGCAAACAGTCTTCTACGATGTTCTTGTTAAGATTACAAAACTATTGACTCCAATTCTTCCTCACACTGCAGAAGAAATTTGGTCATATCTTGAATTTGAAACAGAAGACTATGTTCAATTGTCAGAGTTGCCAGAAGCAGAAGATTTCGCTGGTCAAGATGCACTTCTTGAAAAATGGAATGCCTTCATGGATTTCCGTGGCCAAGCTCAAAAAGCTTTGGAAGAAGCGCGTAACGAAAAAGTTATCGGTAAATCACTTGAAGCTCATTTGACAATCTATCCTAATGCTGAAGTCAAAGAACTTCTTGAAGGTTTGAACACTAACCTTGCTCAACTTTTGATTGTTTCAGCATTGACTATTGCTGAAGGAGATGCTCCTGAATCTGCTGTAAGCTTTGAAGGTGTAGCATTCACAGTAGAACGTGCTGAAGGTGATGTCTGTGATCGTTGCCGTCGTATCGATCCAACTACCAAAGAACGTAGCTACAATGCGACTATCTGTGATCACTGTGCTAGCATTGTTGAAGAAAACTTTGCTGAAGGTGTCGCAGAAGGTTTTGAAGTAAAAGCAAAATAAAAGGCTCTTTGTCAACTGTAGTGGGTGACGAAAAGCTAACATCTAGAGAGAACCTGATAGGTTTTCTCTTTTTGTATGTTCAGAGTGATGAAAACACGCTTCCTAAAGTTAATAAAGTTTCTAAAACCGAAGCCTAGACGTTTAATATCTTTGATAAGCTTATTGGTCCCCTCCAATTTTGCATTTGAGTAATGTGTTTCTAGTGCATTTTTGATGTATTGTTTATGTTTACGAAAAGTCCTAAAGACTGTTTTGAAGTAATGATTGACCTTGCTTATATTCTCCTCTATGAGTTCAAAAAACTCATTCCCCCTCTTCTCCTGAAAGTGAAAAAGCAAAAGCTGATAGAGGTTATAATAATTGGAGAGTTCTTCTGAGAAATTCAGTGTCTTCTCAACGACTTCATGTGGGCATAATGTTTGATGGAAGGTCTTTGAGTAAAAAGGGTTGAGAGATAACTTACGGCTGTCCTTTTGGAAGAGTCTCCAGTGATTTTTTAAAGCTCGATAAGGTAGTGACTTCTTATCAAACTGATTCATAATGGCAATTCTTGTCTTTAAAAAGGCACGTCCAAGGTGCTGGATAATGTGAAATCGATCAAGAACAATTTTGGCGTTAGGGAAGAGTTTGCGAGCCAGTGGAATATAAGCTCCTGACATGTCCATCGTGATAAACTGTACCTGTTGTCGGACTTTCAATGGATACTTCAAAAAATAGTTTCGTATAGTAGTTTGGCAGCGATTATCAAGGATGGTTATGAGTTTGTTGGTCTCATAGTTTTGAGCCACAAAAGCGAGTTCACCTTTCTTGAACCCAAACTCATCCCAGGACATAACAGCTGGGAGTTTGTCATAATGTTCCTTGAAAGTAAACTGGTCAAGTTTACGATAGACAGTGGACGTCGATACACGAAGTCTTCTGGCAATATCCGTTAGTGATACCTTCTCAGTTAGAAGTTGTGCAACCTTTTGTCGGATAAGGTTGGAGATTTGGTGGTTTTTCTCAACGATTGAGGTTTCAGCCACCGTTACTCTCTTACACACTTTACACTGGAAGCGACGTTTCTTCAGACGTAGTAGTGTTGGAGTTCCAGCTTGTTCAAGAAGAGGGATTTTAGAAGATTTTTGAAAGTCGTACTTGATCATCATTCCATGGCAATGAGGGCATGGTGGTGCAGAATAATCAAGTTTTGCATGAATCTCGATATGAGTATTAGTTTCCAAAACAAGAGAAATAATGATGTTAGGGTCTTTAATTCCGATTAATTCTGTGGTATTCTTAATAAGTCTCATAAGTTCTTCCTAATGATGGTTTGGTTGCTTTTCATTATAGTTCTTATGGGACTTTTTGTTTACACTCAAAAAGCTCTATAATCTCTACAGTGGTTTTACCCACTACAGAAATTATAGAGCCAAATAAAATAAAAAGAGTTCAACTTGAACTCTTTTTCTGTTTGTTTTTCGAATATAGTATTGAACACAATAAAAAAACTAGCTCAGCTAGTTTTTTCTTATAGTCCGTAGTTATAATCATCGTCTTGCATGGCTTCAACAGTCCCTAGAAGGTAACCATTACCAACTTGAGAGAAGAAGTCGTGGTTAGATGTTCCTGTAGAAATACCATTCATAACGATTGGGTTAACATCGTTCGCACTATCTGGGAAGAGTGGATCTTGTCCTAGGTTCATGAGAGCCTTGTTGGCGTTATAACGTAGGAAAGTCATGACTTCCTCAGTCCATCCAACAGCATCATAAAGAGATTTAGTGTAGAGCTCTTCATTTTCATACAATTGGTAGAGAAGATCATACATCCATTCACGGAAACTTTCTTGCTCTTCTTCAGGTAATTCGTTGAACCCTAGTTGGAATTTATAGCCAATATAGGTTCCGTGAACAGATTCGTCACGGATAATGAGCTTGATGATTTCAGCGACGTTAGCCAGCTTGTTATTACCAAGATAATAGAGTGGAGTAAAGAACCCTGAATAGAAAAGGAATGTTTCAAGATATGTTGAAGCAACCTTTTTCTGAAGAGGTGTTCCATTTTCATAGATATCGTTAATGATTTTCGCCTTGGTTTGTAGGTATTCGTTACTGTTAGTCCACTCGAAAATTTCTTCAATTTCAGATTTAGTATTCAAAGTTGAGAAGATTGAAGAGTAAGATTTCGCGTGAACAGATTCCATGAACTGAATGTTGTTCAATACAGCTTCTTCATGAGGTGTACGGA
Above is a window of Streptococcus salivarius DNA encoding:
- the nrdF gene encoding class 1b ribonucleoside-diphosphate reductase subunit beta, with the translated sequence METYYKAINWNEIEDAIDKSTWEKLTEQFWLDTRIPLSNDLDDWRKLSAEEKDLVGKVFGGLTLLDTMQSQTGVEAIRADVRTPHEEAVLNNIQFMESVHAKSYSSIFSTLNTKSEIEEIFEWTNSNEYLQTKAKIINDIYENGTPLQKKVASTYLETFLFYSGFFTPLYYLGNNKLANVAEIIKLIIRDESVHGTYIGYKFQLGFNELPEEEQESFREWMYDLLYQLYENEELYTKSLYDAVGWTEEVMTFLRYNANKALMNLGQDPLFPDSANDVNPIVMNGISTGTSNHDFFSQVGNGYLLGTVEAMQDDDYNYGL
- the ftsZ gene encoding cell division protein FtsZ, translated to MSFSFDSASVQGAVIKVIGVGGGGGNAINRMIEEGLAGVEFIAANTDIQALSSSKAETVIQLGPKLTRGLGAGGQPEVGRKAAEESEETLTEALTGADMVFITAGMGGGSGTGAAPVIARIAKSLGALTVAVVTRPFGFEGNKRGAFAVEGIQELREQVDTLLIISNNNLLEIVDKKTPLLEALSEADNVLRQGVQGITDLITNPGLINLDFADVKTVMANKGNALMGIGIGSGEERIVEAARKAIYSPLLETTIDGAEDVIVNVTGGLDMTLTEAEEASEIVGQAAGSGVNIWLGTSIDDTLKDEIRVTVVATGVRQDRAEKVSGMKAQPRKVTTAPSQPSAPAQQVVQEEQRPVSQPSFERQPNFDYNETPSMPQPGVRPAAAAPQQEQSAFGNWDLRRDNISRPETGQLDSQLTMSTFSSDVEDDDELETPPFFKNR
- the ftsA gene encoding cell division protein FtsA yields the protein MARDGFFTGLDIGTSSIKVLVAEFIDGSMNVIGVSNVKSSGVKDGIIVDIDAAAKSIKTAIEQAEEKAGIVIEQVNVGLPANLLQIEPTQGMIPVTSESKEIKDEDVESVVRSALTKSITPEREVISLVPEEFIVDGFQGIRDPRGMMGIRLEMRGLIYTGPTTILHNLRKTVERAGIQVENIIISPLAMTRAVLNEGEREFGATVIDMGGGQTTVASMRAQELQFTNIYSEGGEYITKDISKVLKTSMQIAEALKFNFGNADIEEASETETVQVEVVGENSPVEITEKYLAEIISARVKHILDRVKQDLTRGRLLDLPGGIVLVGGTAIMPGVVEVAQEIFETNVKLYVPNQVGIRNPMFANVISLVEYVGLLTEVDIIAQQAVSGEEYLRRKPIDNEAPALSFDRTPAPAPRVAPQPSPVPVENTIEVPLPVEEENHEQKQKLGDRVRGIFGSMFD
- a CDS encoding YggS family pyridoxal phosphate-dependent enzyme; translated protein: MTIEENKNNVYQAVKRACEKANRSSDDVNIVAVTKYVSSDVAEELVKTGIKHIAENRVDKFLDKYQALKNYDLTWHLIGTLQRRKVKDVINLVDYFHALDSVKLAEEIQKRADHTINCFLQVNVSGEESKHGFSPEELDTVLKQIENLDKICIVGLMTMAPIDADAQELDKIFAETNELRESIQEKKLKNVPCDQLSMGMSRDYDMAIQNGSTFVRIGSAFFKENGE
- the ileS gene encoding isoleucine--tRNA ligase; translation: MKLKETLNLGKTAFPMRAGLPNKEPIWQKEWEDAKMYQRRQELNQGKPHFTLHDGPPYANGNIHVGHAMNKISKDIIVRSKSMSGFYAPYVPGWDTHGLPIEQVLAKQGVKRKELDRAEYLKMCRDYALSQVDKQREDFKRLGVSADWDNPYVTLTPDYEAAQIRVFGEMAKKGYIYQGAKPVYWSWSSESALAEAEIEYHDLVSTSLYYANKVKDGKGVLDTDTYIVVWTTTPFTVTASRGLTVGADIEYVLVKPAGEDRKFVVASELLNSLSEKFGWTDVEVLQSYRGEELNQIVTEHPWDTEVDELVILGNHVTTDSGTGIVHTAPGFGEDDYNVGIANGLEVAVTVNERGIMMENAGPDFEGQFYDKVAPIVMEKLGDLLLAKEEISHSYPFDWRTKKPIIWRAVPQWFASVSKFRQEILDEIEKVKFHSEWGKVRLYNMIRDRGDWVISRQRAWGVPLPIFYAEDKTPIMTEETIEHVAKLFEEHGSVIWWERDAKDLLPEGFTHPGSPNGEFTKETDIMDVWFDSGSSWNGVVVNRPELTYPADLYLEGSDQYRGWFNSSLITSVANNGVAPYKQLLSQGFALDGKGEKMSKSLGNTIAPSDVEKQFGAEILRLWVTSVDTTNDVRISMDILSQVSESYRKIRNTLRFLIANTSDFNPTTDAVAFEDLRSVDQYMTIRFNQLVKTIRDAYANFEFLTIYKALVNFINVELSAFYLDFAKDVVYIESAESLERRQMQTVFYDVLVKITKLLTPILPHTAEEIWSYLEFETEDYVQLSELPEAEDFAGQDALLEKWNAFMDFRGQAQKALEEARNEKVIGKSLEAHLTIYPNAEVKELLEGLNTNLAQLLIVSALTIAEGDAPESAVSFEGVAFTVERAEGDVCDRCRRIDPTTKERSYNATICDHCASIVEENFAEGVAEGFEVKAK
- a CDS encoding YggT family protein; translation: MSVLLYVIWARVVNVIEILLVVYALLSWFPGAYDTSLGRIIRQIVQPILAPFRRLNLAFAGIDFSILVIVLLLNFSLRILRFILL
- a CDS encoding DivIVA domain-containing protein; translated protein: MAITALDIKDKQFTTKFRGYNEQEVDEFLDIIVDDYEDLVRDNRELAARVKELEEKLAYFDEMKESLSQSVILAQETAEKVKASAADESANLINKANFNATHLVEEAKSKASEILRDATDEAKRVAIETEELKRQSRVFHQRLLAAVEGQLSLASAPEWGELLQPTAIYLQNSDAAFKEVVEKVLDEHVPDSNDAASFDATRQFTPDEMAELQRRVAESNKQVEDFSSPEVDETNEVVSTPVDFGIPDTFESEVADFPTSAPVDEDFDLQPESTGEINLNETQTFKLNISE
- a CDS encoding YlmH family RNA-binding protein, with the translated sequence MSDIKNIEQHYSLDERPFLEKVRGFCQLVDERYSPYLTDFLNPREIQIVEELAHYYNLKFFVSSTPESEEYGRVILAPEYYELDDEDFEIKRLEISYARQFNKLTHPKVLGALINQLGLDRQVFGDIILDEEGRVQFSIASHLASYAIMTITKIGNVSVTLKEVSKDDWISNQENYSQSFVLLSSMRLDNVLATVLNLSRSNALKLIASGKVKLNYRQIEKANQTVMIGDMISVRGYGRFRLAQQDGFSKSGKAKIVIESLLRRRKK
- a CDS encoding cell division protein SepF, with amino-acid sequence MALKDAIDKIVSYFDTDEVTDYEDAAKEEAKERPVKAQKPVQTPPPRQQRQPERSQATVPPRRQHVHSDLQETQVLRSLPLSRSQANQGPQQMNTTKTTIAIKYPKKYEDAQEIVELLIENECVLIDFQYMLEAQARRCLDFIDGASKVLTGNLQKVGSSMYLLTPINVVVDIEEIGLAHGNQEANFDFDMKRR